The Bactrocera dorsalis isolate Fly_Bdor chromosome 2, ASM2337382v1, whole genome shotgun sequence region GATATTTGTAGATGTTTCAGCAAAGGAAAGCGCAAAACTTGCTATCAAAGCAGCACAAATATTTTGGCAACAAGCACGAATACGATAAGAAAAGAAGATAAATGTGTTGAGAAGTTATTGAAACTGTAcgaaagttggaaaaaaatcCTGAAAACAGTTCCAGAAAAGAGATCCAATTCACAGGAAGAAGTCGTTGATATGTTAGTTGGAAGTTTGGATGATTTATTTGACATAGCCACCGCAAATGCGATTGAAAAAATGAAGTTAGTAGAAGATAAGAAATTTCTTGAAATGCAACGTCAAAAAGGACGGCCAGGTTGCATGATGGGTGTTGATAAGGTTTTGTACGATCGTGAGGTGCGTGCACAAGAAAGACAGGAGAAAGCAGCATTACGAAAAAGGCGGTATgaagaacaaaattttgaatgttCTGATATAATCGAggaaacagcatttttcgaatttgctgcagTGATTACTCAAAACAAATAATCCGATCACTATCGAATTTTTTTGCATGTTCTATATATAGTTCTCCGTACAATGATCTATCGATTTTTGATCTGGGGCTAAATGAGTCTCAGACCCCCCTCACAATATTACACTTCCACACCACGCATATTACATTCACCACATCATCACATTCCacatcacacgcacacaataCCAACATCACGAATTTAACACACATGAGGACATCGCACATTGCGAGGTAAGTGCCGCGAGTTTTGTATAATTAGTAGCTATGGTCCTTCGAAGCCGTACCGGACGGCACCAGTGGTCAAAGTGACAACAGTTTAAAGTGAACAGattgtgaaaaaaagaaaaaaaagattataatataaataaacaaatatacatatattaaataaaaattaaacgcgcggtggaaaaaggaaaaaaaaaaaagaaatttaaattgaacaCAGTGTGAGtgagaaaaaactaaaattatattataattaaacaacaaatatataataaatataaaattataagtgggaaaaaaaagtgaagtgacaagaaaaaaatcaggaaaaaaataaagttacacATGTATTAATACAATACATAAAAgtgcacaaacaaaaaaaaaacaaaggtcTCTGAGACGTCAGGTGACAAAACTGTGGACAATAccaccacatacatacatatatagtacatcaTACAGTGAAGTATATCAAAACCAAAAATACCCTTGATGCGAGTCAATGTAAGTGtatcatttccatttttttacaccatatataaagggtgattttttaagagcttgataacttttttttaaaaaaaaaacgcataaaatttgcaaaatctcatcggttctttatttgaaacgttagattggttcatgacatttactttttgaagataatttcatttaaatgttgaccgcggctgcgtcttaggtggtccattcggaaagtccaattttgggcaactttttcgagcatttcggccggaatagcccgaatttcttcggaaatgttgtcttccaaagctggaatagttgctggcttatttctgtagactttagacttgacgtagccccacaaaaaatagtctaaaggcgttaaatcgcatgatcttggtggccaacttacgggtccatttcttgagatgaattgttgtccgaagttttccctcaaaatggccatagaatcgcgagctgtgtggcatgtagcgccatcttgttgaaaccacatgtcaaccaagttcagttcttccatttttggcaacaaaaagtttgttagcatcgaacgatagcgatcgccattcaccgtaacgttgcgtccaacagcatctttgaaaaaatacggtccaatgattccaccagcgtacaaaccacaccaaacagtgcattttttgggatgcatgggcagttcttgaacggcttctggttgctcttcaccccaaatgcggcaattttgcttatttacgtagccattcaaccagaaatgagcctcatcgctgaacaaaacacgcgcgcgaaacacatttcgaaccgaacactgattttggtaataaaattcaatgatttgcaagcgttgctcgttagtaagtctattcatgatgaaatgtcaaagcatactgagcatctttctctttgacaccatgtctgaaatcccacgtgatctgtcaaatactaatgcatgaaaatcctaacctcaaaaaaatcacccgttacaataaaaatttaactaagtACTTGCACTATTTTCCACAAAACCCCTTCTGCTTCTTAAAgcagtaagcaggattgcttaaacCGTAAGCGAAGgcggatttataaaaaaaaagtacaccctaaagcaaaaaacagaaaaagaataaaagataaagaacaaaatacaaacatacatatattatattccaattgtatttacttatatacactAGGGGTGTCCTTATTTTCAAACATCGGTTTTCTATATATTCCCGGCCAGAAATCggttaatttatgtatttagatAAAACGGTAAAAATTTGGGGTCAATGCGATAACATTTAGTGGACCCGGAAGCCAGCTGAAAAATTCAATAGGTCAGTATGGGCAAATATCAATGTTCATACATTCGCCTTATATTAGACGCagtttttatagtatatttaacaaaacatatatgtatacaaaaataattattccgtttttgtattcttattcggtaataacatttaaaataattgtgataattttgtatttaaaaaaaaagcatgcAACACAAGCttgatattttgcaaatttaccgAAATTTGTTTCTACATTTTGAGCACGCTGTTTATAGGCAAACAAATTTCCTGAGAAAAAGTGAACTATGTGGTGACAATAAGTCgttcagaaaataaaatagtaactgCTCATAACGGGACATTTCTGCtgtgaaatatttcgaaaagcATGCAAGAGATTTTTGTGCATATTGTGattttaataagtaaatataattgtaaGCGTTCACAAGCAagaaataacaattattttcaagaataattatttggtttaataaataaagggtgattttttaagagcttgataacttttttttaaaaaaaaacgcataaaatttgcaaaatctcatcggttctttatttgaaacgttagattggttcatgacatttactttttgaagataatttcatttaaatgttgaccgcggctgcgtcttaggtggtccattcggaaagtccaattttgggcaactttttcgagcatttcggccggaatagcccgaatttcttcggaaatgttgtcttccaaagctggaatagttgctggcttatttctgtagactttagacttgacgtagccccacaaaaaatagtctaaaggcgttaaatcgcatgatcttggtggccaacttacgggtccatttcttgagatgaattgttgtccgaagttttccctcaaaatggccatagaatcgcgagctgtgtggcatgtagcgccatcttgttgaaaccacatgtcaaccaagttcagttcttccatttttggcaacaaaaagtttgttagcatcgaacgatagcgatcgccattcaccgtaacgttgcgtccaacagcatctttgaaaaaatacggtccaatgattccaccagcgtacaaaccacaccaaacagtgcatttttcgggatgcatgggcagttcttgaacggcttctggttgctcttcaccccaaatgcggcaattttgcttatttacgtagccattcaaccagaaatgagcctcatcgctgaacaaaacacgcgcgcgaaacacatttcgaaccgaacactgattttggtaataaaattcaatgatttgcaagcgttgctcgttagtaagtctattcatgatgaaatgtcaaagcatactgagcatctttctctttgacaccatgtctgaaatcccacgtgatctgtcaaatactaatgcatgaaaatcctaacctcaaaaaaatcacccgttactttaaaattgtttgaatttcgGTGGGCGGTTGTGTTTAAAGTGTAAAAAGTGAAgtactatataaaataaagtaatatgtCTAGCTTAGCAACACGAATGTCAGTTGCCAATTTAAGAAAAGTTAGTTTGATTGGATACACAATGCATCAAATTACAGGTGCAAAACTTCCATCTAATCGGCAGGTTTTAGaagttttgttttacaatatGATATTTGTAGATGTTTCAGCAAAGGAAAGCGCAAAACTTGCTATCAAAGCAGCACAAATATTTTGGCAACAAGCACGAATACGATAAGAAAAGAAGATAAATGTGTTGAGAAGTTATTGAAACTGTAcgaaagttggaaaaaaatcCTGAAAACAGTTCCAGAAAAGAGATCCAATTCACAGGAAGAAGTCGTTGATATGTTAGTTGGAAGTTTGGATGATTTATTTGACATAGCCACCGCAAATGCGATTGAAAAAATGAAGTTAGTAGAAGATAAGAAATTTCTTGAAATGCAACGTCAAAAAGGACGGCCAGGTTGCATGATGGGTGTTGATAAGGTTTTGTACGATCGTGAGGTGCGTGCACAAGAAAGACAGGAGAAAGCAGCATTACGAAAAAGGCGGTATgaagaacaaaattttgaatgttCTGATATAATCGAGGAAAGCAATGAAAATGATATAGTACTTGTGGAAGCTGGAAATGAAAATGTAGTAATTccgttggaaaaaaattgtttgcacaCTGAGTGTAAAAAGCGACGAGGCACTAAAAGTATCATAATACCACGATTGTTAGCAGCATTAGACAATGCCAAAGTGTCAGATGGTATGGCCGTACATATTTTAGTAGCCGCTGCTGAAGCATTGGGTCATTGTGTGGAAGAACTTGTTATTAATCGATCAACAATTCATCGTATACGTCAACAAAATCGGTCTGCAGAATTCAAAGATATTTCTACtgaatttaaagaaaaggtGAGTTCCCTATAGTTGACAATGCACTTTtattaatgttaatttattCAAACACTTAACAAGGCCAATGTTAACATTTAGTGGACCCGGAAGCCAGCTGAAAAATTCAATAGGTCAGTATGGGCAAATATCAATGTTCATACATTCGCCTTATATTAGACGCagtttttatagtatatttaacaaaacatatatgtatacaaaaataattattccgtttttgtattcttattcggtaataacatttaaaataattgtgataattttgtatttaaaaaaaaagcatgcAACACAAGCttgatattttgcaaatttaccgAAATTTGTTTCTACATTTTGAGCACGCTGTTTATAGGCAAACAAATTTCCTGAGAAAAAGTGAACTATGTGGTGACAATAAGTCgttcagaaaataaaatagtaactgCTCATAACGGGACATTTCTGCtgtgaaatatttcgaaaagcATGCAAGAGATTCTTGTGCATATTGTGattttaataagtaaatataattgtaaGCGTTCACAAGCAagaaataacaattattttgaagaataattatttggtttaataaatactttaaaattgtttgaatttcgGTGGGCGGTTGTGTTTAAAGTGTAAAAAGTGAAgtactatataaaataaagtaatatgtCTAGCTTAGCAACACGAATGTCAGTTGCCAATTTAAGAAAAGTTAGTTTGATTGGATACACAATGCATCAAATTACAGGTGCAAAACTTCCATCTAATCGGCAGGTTTTAGaagttttgttttacaatatGATATTTGTAGATCTTTCAGCAAAGGAAAGCGCAAAACTTGCTATCAAAGCAGCACAAATATTTTGGCAACAAGCACGAATACGATAAGAAAAGAAGATAAATGTGTTGAGAAGTTATTGAAACTGTAcgaaagttggaaaaaaatcCTGAAAACAGTTCCAGAAAAGAGATCCAATTCACAGGAAGAAGTCGTTGATATGTTAGTTGGAAGTTTGGATGATTTATTTGACATAGCCACCGCTAATGCGATTGAAAAAATGAAGTTAGTAGAAGATAAGAAATTTCTTGAAATGCAACGTCAAAAAGGACGGCCAGGTTGCATGATGGGTGTTGATAAGGTTTTGTACGATCGTGAGGTGCGTGCACAAGAAAGACAGGAGAAAGCAGCATTACGAAAAAGGCGGTATgaagaacaaaattttgaatgttCTGATATAATCGAGGAAAGCAATGAAAATGATATAGTACTTGTGGAAGCTGGAAATGAAAATGTAGTAATTccgttggaaaaaaattgtttgcacaCTGAGTGTAAAAAGCGACGAGGCACTAAAAGTATCATAATACCACGATTGTTAGCAGCATTAGACAATGCCAAAGTGTCAGATGGTATGGCCGTACATATTTTAGTAGCCGCTGCTGAAGCATTGGGTCATTGTGTGGAAGAACTTGTTATTAATCGATCAACAATTCATCGTATACGTCAACAAAATCGGTCTGCAGAATTCAAAGATATTTCTACtgaatttaaagaaaaggtGAGTTCCCTATAGTTGACAATGCACTTTtattaatgttaatttattCAAACACTTAACAAGGCCAATGCAAATGGAGCATTTTGATGGGAAGTTCATGACAGATATAAAAGGTCGTAGTAAAGTGGAAAGAATTGTTGTTTTAATTAGCTACGATAGAACATCGTAATTTCTTGGAGCACCAAAGATACAGTCCTCGTCTGGTGCAAATATTGCTAAAACTGTTTATCAGAGATTAGTCGATTGGAACATTGTTGAACTTGTTAAAGGCATATCTTATGATACAACTGCTGTCAATACTGGTGTTAAAAGTGGAGCCGCAGTCCTTTTGGAAAAGAAAACTGCAACGCAATCTCATGCACCTACCATGCCGTCATCATATGTACGAAATTATTTTGCGCAACGTTTTTGAATCAAAGATGATGTCAAACTCAGCTCCAGAAATACTCTTGTTTGAATGATTTGTGAAGGCCTGGCCAAACCTTAAGAAACCCTTGTTTAAAACTAGTGTTGATGATAAATTTGTGGCATCAAAAATAAGCCAAGTGGAACGGGACGCTCTTGTAAGCTTCTTGCaggaccaattaaaaaaattgcatagcCGCGATGACTACAAAGAAATGCTACAACTTGCTTTAACTTTCCTTGGTGCAGATTGCTTTAATTTATGTGCTCCAGGTGCAACCAGCAAAGTCAGTCAAAAGTTGGTTCTGAAGTACAAATGCGAATTCAGCACCTaatcaaaatctttttttttattaaagacgCTCTAAATTATACAGATACAGattcaataatttcagaagctattattaaaaaatgtctaaCCACTTATGGTACATCGCCGAAGAAACAGTAGCGTTATCATTTTTTGACTTATCAGTTACCCACGCAGAAAAACGTaaaatgataaaacaattaaaaagcaaGGAACCAGttgttcatttaaaaaatatccgaAGCCACTCAAAATTGACAGATTTTCGGACTTACGAACTTAGcgattttgtttcagaaaagacaaattttttttttcaataattttgggTTATCTTAAGCCTTTTTGGGCGTGGATCCATCCCAATAGGAAAATAATTcggatttcgaaaataattggaCTTTTTGCCGCAACTTACAAGTTGTTAATGATCCCGCTGAAAACGTTAACGAATGATGAAGAGGAAAAGCAGTTGGTACTCAAGATTGTTGAATCGTAtcgcaaaaaatacaaatcaaacaaaaaaattgatttaatgtaaaatataaatttacgaTAAACGTAATTACGTATTCTGGCCGGGAAACTGTaatacaaacattttgaaatttttccttaCAAATAAGGACactcctaatatacatatgtgctttaataacaaatatatagagaatatctataaattatatacattgttgtcgtttgcacattgtaaa contains the following coding sequences:
- the LOC125776370 gene encoding uncharacterized protein LOC125776370 gives rise to the protein MLVGSLDDLFDIATANAIEKMKLVEDKKFLEMQRQKGRPGCMMGVDKVLYDREVRAQERQEKAALRKRRYEEQNFECSDIIEESNENDIVLVEAGNENVVIPLEKNCLHTECKKRRGTKSIIIPRLLAALDNAKVSDGMAVHILVAAAEALGHCVEELVINRSTIHRIRQQNRSAEFKDISTEFKEKANANGAF